Proteins from a genomic interval of Bradyrhizobium sp. CCBAU 53340:
- the flgK gene encoding flagellar hook-associated protein FlgK: MSITSALDSARSSLMASGIQSSTISRNIAGASTAGYSRKIAVLDNLPGAGVYVAAIQRAASSGLYSNVLTATSAAATQSAIYDGLQKIASATVDDPQLDQSPTAQLNALKQALQQYANAPDNTTLAQAAVTSAKDMATALNQATQTVQSVREGADADINISVQNINQLLSQFQAVNTAIVKGTIAGDDVTDYLDQRDSIVSKLSQEVGVTMSIRTNGDAALYTDSGVVLFDKTARTVSFAPTTSYSASISGNAVFIDGVPVTGANSVMPIKSGKLAGLAQLRDNDTVTYQSQLDEIARGLINAFKESDQSGAALPDVPGLFTYPGAPAMPASATVSVGLAGTISVAASVDPKLGGNPNLLRDGAISGNVAYKYNTAGNGGYSVRLQQLIGNMDASQPFDATTQGKPNGSLIDYASSSTSWIENQRKTANDNSQYQNTLLTRSTTALSNVNGVNMDDEMSLMLQVERTYSASSKIITTVDQMLQSLLAAVGN, translated from the coding sequence ATGTCCATTACCTCGGCCCTCGACTCCGCCCGCTCCTCGCTCATGGCGTCGGGCATCCAGTCGTCGACCATTTCGCGCAACATCGCCGGAGCCAGTACAGCCGGCTATTCGCGCAAGATCGCCGTGCTGGACAATCTTCCCGGTGCCGGCGTCTATGTGGCGGCGATCCAGCGGGCCGCTTCGTCAGGCCTCTACAGCAACGTCCTGACCGCGACCTCCGCTGCTGCCACGCAGAGCGCGATCTATGACGGTCTTCAGAAGATCGCCTCTGCCACGGTGGACGATCCGCAGCTCGACCAGTCGCCCACGGCGCAGCTGAATGCGCTGAAGCAGGCGTTGCAGCAATATGCCAACGCGCCTGACAACACCACGTTGGCGCAGGCAGCCGTCACGTCCGCGAAGGACATGGCGACCGCGCTCAACCAGGCAACCCAGACCGTGCAGTCGGTCCGCGAGGGCGCGGATGCCGACATCAATATCTCGGTCCAGAACATCAACCAGCTGCTCTCCCAGTTTCAGGCCGTCAATACGGCGATCGTGAAGGGGACGATCGCCGGCGACGATGTGACCGATTATCTCGACCAGCGCGACAGTATCGTTTCGAAGCTGTCCCAGGAGGTCGGCGTCACGATGTCGATCCGCACCAACGGCGATGCCGCGCTCTACACCGACAGCGGCGTGGTGTTGTTCGACAAGACGGCGCGGACGGTGAGCTTCGCCCCGACCACCTCCTACTCGGCGAGCATCTCGGGTAACGCGGTCTTTATCGACGGCGTACCCGTGACCGGCGCCAATTCGGTGATGCCGATCAAGTCCGGCAAGCTCGCCGGTCTCGCCCAATTGCGCGACAACGACACGGTCACCTATCAGAGTCAGCTCGACGAAATCGCTCGCGGCCTGATCAATGCCTTCAAGGAAAGCGATCAATCGGGCGCGGCGCTGCCCGACGTTCCCGGGCTTTTCACCTACCCCGGCGCGCCGGCAATGCCGGCAAGCGCGACGGTCTCGGTGGGACTGGCCGGAACAATTTCTGTTGCTGCATCGGTCGATCCGAAGCTGGGCGGCAACCCAAATCTGCTGCGCGACGGCGCGATCAGCGGCAACGTCGCCTACAAATACAATACCGCCGGCAACGGCGGCTATTCGGTTCGGCTTCAGCAGCTCATCGGCAATATGGATGCGTCGCAGCCGTTCGACGCGACCACGCAAGGCAAGCCGAACGGCAGCCTGATCGACTATGCGTCGTCGTCGACGAGCTGGATCGAGAACCAACGCAAGACCGCCAACGACAACTCGCAGTACCAGAACACGCTGCTCACCCGCAGCACGACGGCGCTGTCGAACGTCAACGGCGTCAACATGGACGACGAGATGTCATTGATGCTCCAGGTCGAGCGCACCTATTCGGCATCGTCGAAGATCATCACGACCGTCGACCAGATGTTGCAGAGCCTGCTGGCAGCCGTGGGGAATTAA
- a CDS encoding flagellar hook-associated family protein, which yields MMSANYISTLMLSSSLRYSITNNQAALSKASTEATTGRFADVGLELGATTGGDVTLRADLSFADQLVDTNGLVAGRLDVTQDRITQLSSTATDFLKDLIAARSTDGGGRIILPPASSNLQDLIGALNISYNGSYLFSGINTQTQPITAYTAGSASKNQVDSDFLSTFGFSQSSASVSSITPAQMQTFLNTSFDAEFTSPAWNANWSSATDQVMQSRISTTEIADTSVSANQIGFRKLAEAYTMMADLGNANLNQSTFQVVVDKAIGLVGSAITDLATLGGDVGTVQQRITTATDKLKTQKDILNNQIVGMEKVDSAEAATRVNALQTQIQTALALTSQLQKISLINYL from the coding sequence ATGATGAGCGCAAACTACATTTCCACCCTGATGCTGTCCTCGTCATTGAGGTACTCGATCACGAACAATCAGGCCGCGCTGAGCAAGGCGTCGACGGAGGCGACCACCGGCCGCTTCGCCGATGTCGGCCTCGAACTCGGAGCCACGACGGGCGGCGACGTCACCCTGCGGGCGGACCTGAGCTTCGCCGATCAGCTGGTCGATACCAACGGGCTCGTCGCGGGACGCCTGGACGTGACCCAGGACCGCATCACCCAGCTCAGCTCGACCGCGACGGACTTTCTCAAGGACCTGATCGCGGCCCGCAGCACCGACGGCGGCGGACGGATCATCCTGCCGCCCGCGTCCTCCAACCTGCAGGATCTGATCGGCGCGCTGAACATTTCCTACAACGGCTCGTACCTGTTCTCGGGCATCAATACGCAGACCCAGCCGATCACGGCTTACACAGCCGGCTCGGCCAGCAAGAACCAGGTCGATAGTGATTTCCTTTCGACTTTCGGCTTCTCGCAATCCTCGGCTAGCGTGAGCAGCATTACTCCGGCCCAGATGCAGACGTTCCTCAACACCAGCTTCGATGCGGAGTTCACAAGCCCGGCCTGGAACGCCAACTGGTCGTCGGCCACCGACCAGGTCATGCAGAGTCGCATCTCCACGACCGAGATTGCCGATACGTCAGTGAGCGCCAACCAGATCGGCTTCCGCAAGCTGGCCGAGGCCTACACCATGATGGCCGATCTCGGCAACGCGAACCTCAATCAATCGACGTTCCAGGTCGTGGTGGACAAGGCCATAGGCCTCGTCGGCAGCGCGATCACCGACCTCGCGACGCTCGGCGGCGACGTCGGCACGGTTCAGCAGCGGATCACCACCGCGACCGACAAGCTCAAGACCCAGAAGGACATCCTGAACAATCAGATCGTCGGCATGGAGAAGGTCGATTCGGCGGAAGCGGCGACACGCGTCAATGCACTGCAGACCCAGATCCAGACGGCGCTCGCGCTCACCTCCCAGCTCCAGAA